In Acaryochloris marina S15, a single genomic region encodes these proteins:
- a CDS encoding serine protease — translation MNIPQKFSTLLLGTVAAIVLAPQIALALSPAEINKVAKQITVRVDSQAPGSGVIIKRNGNRYTVLTAAHVVATVDEYIVITDDGQEYPVNVQTITKFPGVDLAMLEFTSDRTYTVVKIGNSQKLSEGSESYVAGFPSRTQALTDIIYNFTTGTITANATRPLTDGYALVYTNNTLPGMSGGPVLDKDGKLLGIHGRADTTTTVQNQNINPDIFIKTGFNLGIPIHTFLKMAPANTVTTPIKPIASVPSAPSSASDFYLQALDQYRLGNMAGALRNTTQAIGQNSKFAPAYALRGSIRLVKQDQTGALQDFNQAIQLDQNLLQAYIGRALVQSSLGDAGGAIADYSQAIQLQGDHAILYYNRGIVYLNQGQQGEALTDLRTAADLALKNNNQADYQRALEAINIASKNCRQSIRTICDR, via the coding sequence ATGAACATTCCCCAAAAATTTTCCACCCTGCTCTTGGGAACGGTTGCCGCCATCGTTTTGGCACCACAAATTGCCCTCGCCCTCAGTCCCGCCGAAATCAACAAAGTGGCCAAACAGATCACCGTGCGGGTCGACAGCCAAGCCCCCGGATCCGGCGTGATCATCAAACGCAATGGCAATCGTTACACGGTGTTGACTGCCGCTCATGTTGTCGCCACCGTCGATGAATATATCGTCATTACCGATGATGGCCAAGAATATCCAGTCAATGTACAGACAATCACCAAATTTCCGGGTGTTGATTTAGCCATGCTGGAGTTTACCAGTGACCGTACCTATACCGTGGTCAAAATTGGTAACTCTCAAAAACTCTCAGAAGGGAGTGAGAGCTACGTTGCTGGTTTTCCCAGTCGAACTCAAGCCCTCACAGATATTATCTATAACTTCACGACCGGAACGATTACGGCCAATGCCACCCGTCCCCTGACAGATGGCTATGCTCTGGTCTATACCAACAACACCCTACCCGGCATGAGCGGTGGCCCGGTGCTAGACAAAGACGGCAAACTGCTCGGCATTCATGGCCGCGCCGACACCACCACCACCGTTCAGAATCAAAATATCAACCCCGATATCTTTATCAAAACGGGGTTTAACCTCGGGATTCCGATTCATACTTTCCTGAAAATGGCCCCAGCCAATACCGTCACCACTCCAATTAAACCCATTGCCTCTGTTCCTTCAGCGCCGTCTAGTGCTTCTGATTTTTACCTGCAAGCCTTAGATCAATATCGTCTGGGGAATATGGCAGGAGCATTGCGCAATACCACCCAAGCCATCGGCCAAAATTCAAAATTTGCCCCAGCTTATGCCTTACGAGGCAGTATCCGCCTTGTCAAACAGGATCAGACTGGCGCCTTACAGGATTTCAATCAGGCCATTCAGTTGGACCAAAACCTGCTGCAAGCCTATATTGGTCGGGCTTTGGTGCAATCGTCTTTGGGTGATGCCGGTGGTGCGATCGCAGATTACTCCCAAGCCATCCAGCTCCAAGGAGACCATGCCATTCTCTACTACAATCGGGGGATTGTTTACCTCAACCAAGGTCAACAAGGAGAAGCCCTCACTGATTTACGCACCGCCGCCGATCTCGCTCTCAAGAACAACAACCAAGCCGACTACCAGCGGGCTTTAGAAGCGATCAATATTGCCTCTAAAAATTGCCGACAGTCCATTCGGACCATCTGCGATCGCTAA
- a CDS encoding thiol-disulfide oxidoreductase DCC family protein has translation MTSNATTPTANTSNLNASSSASSWQIKLLYDGACPLCLREVNFLQKRDAGQGLVAFVDIAALDYAPEDNGNIDFETAMGSIHAVLPDGTAMVGVPVFRKVYEVLGMGWVYAITKLPIVGPIADFIYDLWADWRLKLTGRADLATILAERHQQIETCTTDRCQVPAEEH, from the coding sequence ATGACCTCTAACGCCACAACACCTACCGCCAACACGTCGAATTTAAACGCATCCTCGTCGGCTTCATCCTGGCAAATAAAGCTACTTTATGATGGCGCTTGCCCTCTTTGCTTGAGAGAAGTGAATTTTTTACAGAAACGGGATGCAGGCCAGGGCTTAGTGGCGTTTGTGGATATTGCAGCATTGGATTATGCACCGGAAGATAATGGCAATATCGACTTTGAAACCGCTATGGGAAGCATTCATGCGGTATTACCCGATGGCACAGCGATGGTTGGTGTGCCCGTGTTTCGGAAAGTGTATGAAGTTTTGGGAATGGGATGGGTTTATGCCATCACGAAACTGCCGATTGTCGGCCCCATTGCCGATTTTATCTATGACCTTTGGGCCGATTGGCGGTTGAAATTAACCGGAAGAGCGGATTTAGCGACCATCCTGGCGGAAAGGCACCAGCAAATCGAAACCTGCACAACGGATCGGTGCCAAGTGCCTGCTGAAGAGCATTAA
- a CDS encoding DUF4278 domain-containing protein: MKYSYRGVEYTRVSPSVEVTETEIIGHYRGTPCRRRQYATTDLHQPTHVMTYRGVEYGQEVNNSTTRREPVFSPTPQIPDVVPQSIAVGAAMNYARPSGRLGLRDVSDLEKVHNTFIRQTLEHRLAVAKRKGDQGLVQMLEQEQHQLN, encoded by the coding sequence GTGAAATATTCCTATCGTGGTGTCGAGTACACCCGTGTTTCTCCCTCAGTAGAAGTCACAGAAACTGAAATTATCGGCCACTATCGTGGCACTCCCTGCCGCCGCCGGCAGTATGCAACTACGGATCTTCATCAACCCACTCACGTTATGACTTATCGTGGCGTTGAGTATGGTCAAGAAGTGAACAACTCTACGACCCGTCGAGAGCCCGTCTTTTCTCCAACACCCCAAATCCCCGATGTTGTCCCTCAATCCATTGCTGTGGGTGCAGCCATGAATTATGCCAGACCCTCAGGACGTCTGGGTCTTCGGGATGTCTCTGACTTAGAGAAGGTTCATAACACCTTTATTCGCCAGACTTTAGAGCATCGTCTTGCCGTTGCCAAACGCAAGGGTGATCAGGGGTTAGTTCAAATGCTAGAGCAAGAGCAGCATCAGTTGAATTAA
- a CDS encoding DNA repair exonuclease: MPRFLHVADVHLGYTKYDSPERTKDFYRAFNDALERYAIEPQVDFVLIVGDLFEHRQVLPAVLNQAQLCLDRLQAAGIPVLAIEGNHDYRLYGTSTSWLRYLSDWGRLMLLEPNAEEELEPWDPEVRRGGYIDLDCGVRVIGSRWYGAAAPQAIQSLAPLIEQLPPGPDHTVMMFHHGLEGHVSRYSGALRYQDFAPLLTAGVDYLALGHIHRSYTAESWIFNPGSTEANSVIENQDQNPRGVFLVNLTNQGIKAELKSDYDQRHIERLNLKADPKQTAAELEEAAIATIKTAYKKGKTEDAIVELKIQGTIGFERSDLNVKELRSQLHTLSKALIMLIKYEVTGVEYHSYISDQEELPSRHDIERLVFTDLLAANAHYRDQAESLSSGLMDLKDRLLKQQTEPELYQYAQELLSAKSPEPDASPQD, encoded by the coding sequence ATGCCCCGCTTTCTTCATGTTGCTGATGTGCATTTGGGCTATACCAAATACGATTCACCTGAGCGCACCAAAGATTTTTATCGAGCTTTTAACGATGCCTTAGAACGCTATGCTATCGAACCCCAAGTCGATTTTGTGCTGATTGTCGGGGATTTATTTGAGCATCGCCAGGTACTGCCTGCGGTCCTCAATCAAGCTCAACTCTGTTTGGATCGGCTGCAAGCAGCGGGTATTCCTGTGTTAGCGATTGAAGGGAATCACGACTATAGACTTTATGGCACCAGTACGAGCTGGTTGCGGTATCTATCTGATTGGGGACGCCTGATGCTATTGGAACCCAATGCTGAAGAAGAATTAGAACCATGGGATCCTGAAGTCAGACGGGGAGGCTATATCGATCTCGACTGTGGTGTGCGGGTGATTGGGTCTCGTTGGTATGGCGCTGCTGCACCGCAAGCGATTCAGTCCTTAGCCCCTCTCATAGAACAACTCCCCCCTGGCCCTGACCATACGGTGATGATGTTCCATCATGGTTTAGAAGGTCATGTCTCTCGCTACAGTGGTGCCTTGCGCTATCAAGATTTTGCCCCCTTGCTAACGGCAGGCGTAGATTATTTAGCCCTCGGCCATATTCACCGTAGCTACACCGCCGAAAGCTGGATTTTTAACCCCGGCTCTACCGAAGCCAACAGCGTGATTGAAAACCAGGATCAGAATCCTCGGGGGGTTTTCCTGGTTAATCTCACTAACCAAGGCATCAAAGCCGAACTTAAATCTGATTACGATCAACGCCATATTGAGCGGTTGAACCTAAAAGCGGATCCAAAACAAACGGCTGCAGAGTTGGAAGAGGCGGCGATTGCTACGATTAAAACGGCCTATAAAAAAGGTAAAACGGAAGACGCTATTGTAGAGCTAAAAATTCAGGGCACGATTGGCTTTGAGCGTTCTGACTTGAATGTGAAGGAGTTGCGATCGCAACTCCATACCCTCAGCAAAGCCTTAATCATGCTGATTAAATATGAAGTCACTGGTGTCGAGTACCACAGCTATATCAGCGACCAAGAAGAACTGCCTTCTCGCCATGACATTGAGCGGCTAGTCTTTACCGATCTTTTGGCCGCCAATGCCCATTACCGTGATCAAGCAGAATCACTCTCCTCGGGGCTAATGGATTTAAAAGATCGCCTGCTTAAACAACAGACTGAACCCGAACTCTATCAATACGCTCAGGAACTTCTGTCAGCGAAGTCTCCAGAACCGGATGCTTCGCCACAGGATTAA
- a CDS encoding CsgG/HfaB family protein: MKHTVLPIAKLSIALTVLTAFCVPGSVYANPSATPGIGVETIKPKESRRIAVLDFDMASVSKTGLSYGLYGNNGASKGISNLLTNELVKDGTYIMVERSKIEAILAEQNFGQSGRIEPTTAVQIGRVLGVDAVLVGSITQFNVEEQSKGGSVGGFFGIGGKKKKQLATVQLSTRLVSTATGEILTAAEGKGQADKSEGTGRVFGIGVDTDSDSSDRLLGEASSQAVNNIVTKLTAVAPQLSALPSVLPVEEMVVADITGNQITLNKGGAHGFRPGMVMSVERVIKDIKDPTTGKLLKRQTESMGRIQLTEVDAQSSVGKILTGTGFKVGDVAKAVE; this comes from the coding sequence ATGAAACACACCGTTTTACCTATTGCTAAACTTTCTATTGCCCTCACAGTCCTCACGGCTTTTTGCGTTCCGGGTTCCGTCTATGCCAACCCTTCAGCAACACCAGGCATTGGTGTCGAGACCATTAAACCTAAAGAAAGCCGACGTATTGCTGTTTTAGACTTCGACATGGCCAGCGTTAGCAAAACAGGTCTCAGTTACGGGTTATATGGCAACAATGGGGCATCTAAAGGCATCAGCAACTTGCTCACTAATGAACTAGTGAAAGATGGCACCTATATCATGGTTGAGCGCAGCAAAATTGAGGCTATCCTAGCAGAGCAGAATTTTGGACAGTCTGGTCGTATTGAACCCACAACTGCAGTTCAAATTGGCCGAGTATTAGGTGTAGATGCAGTGCTCGTCGGTTCAATTACCCAGTTCAATGTTGAAGAGCAATCCAAAGGTGGCTCTGTTGGCGGCTTTTTCGGCATCGGCGGAAAGAAAAAGAAACAGTTGGCCACTGTTCAACTTTCTACCCGGTTAGTGAGCACCGCTACCGGAGAAATTCTCACGGCAGCAGAGGGGAAAGGCCAAGCCGATAAAAGTGAAGGAACGGGTCGTGTTTTTGGGATTGGCGTCGATACTGACTCTGATAGCAGTGACAGACTCCTGGGTGAAGCGTCTAGTCAAGCCGTCAATAATATCGTGACCAAACTCACCGCTGTTGCTCCCCAATTATCTGCACTACCATCAGTACTACCCGTAGAAGAGATGGTGGTCGCCGACATCACTGGTAACCAAATTACTCTGAATAAAGGGGGTGCCCATGGATTTCGACCCGGCATGGTGATGTCTGTGGAACGCGTGATCAAAGATATTAAGGACCCCACCACTGGCAAACTACTTAAACGCCAAACGGAATCCATGGGCCGCATTCAGTTGACAGAAGTCGATGCTCAATCCTCTGTCGGCAAGATTCTGACCGGCACAGGTTTTAAGGTTGGAGACGTAGCTAAAGCCGTTGAATAG